One stretch of Clavibacter californiensis DNA includes these proteins:
- a CDS encoding S24/S26 family peptidase, which translates to MSGQAATTRTGERHALAAARREAVAASRAHARGGAGSRPRRGAGLVLRDAVLTLTGIAGALVIAWTLLSRVLGLSLVVLMTGSMAPTLPTGSAAVTLDGVPAADLRPGDVVKVPRPGYDLPVTHRIVSVGPVTGEVDRVSPGVDPADPAARQLVLQGDANDTVDPAPYVVTEADRVLGGAPYLGYANRLLHTPLVIAGLVGALVLLLVGTSWPTGARHGSAPGAPGSGRRSADAPTRRAGRHAG; encoded by the coding sequence ATGTCAGGCCAGGCCGCCACGACGCGCACGGGGGAGCGGCACGCGCTCGCGGCCGCCCGCCGCGAGGCCGTCGCGGCGTCCCGCGCCCATGCGCGCGGCGGGGCCGGTTCGCGCCCGCGGCGGGGCGCCGGGCTCGTGCTGCGCGACGCCGTGCTCACCCTCACGGGCATCGCCGGAGCCCTCGTCATCGCGTGGACGCTCCTCTCGCGCGTCCTCGGGCTCTCGCTCGTGGTGCTCATGACGGGGTCGATGGCGCCGACGCTGCCCACCGGATCCGCCGCCGTGACGCTCGACGGCGTGCCCGCCGCCGACCTGCGGCCCGGCGACGTCGTGAAGGTGCCGCGGCCGGGGTACGACCTCCCCGTCACGCACCGGATCGTCTCCGTCGGACCCGTCACGGGCGAGGTGGATCGGGTGTCCCCGGGGGTGGACCCCGCCGATCCGGCTGCCCGCCAGCTCGTGCTGCAGGGTGACGCGAACGACACGGTCGACCCCGCTCCCTACGTCGTCACGGAGGCTGACCGCGTGCTCGGCGGCGCGCCCTACCTCGGCTACGCGAACCGCCTGCTGCACACGCCGCTCGTGATCGCGGGGCTCGTGGGCGCGCTGGTGCTCCTGCTCGTGGGCACGTCGTGGCCGACGGGGGCCCGGCACGGGAGCGCGCCAGGCGCCCCCGGGAGCGGCCGCCGCTCCGCGGACGCGCCGACGC